Proteins encoded in a region of the Petroclostridium xylanilyticum genome:
- a CDS encoding glycosyltransferase family 2 protein, with product MNINDPLVSVIILTWNRKEDTLECIDSIYKQSYKNIEIIVVDNASTDGTPQAIKKTYPEVKLIHLPHNLGCPEGRNVGIVNSSGEILFFLDNDAIIEPHSLNKIVTRITAEEKLGIVQAKIIEDPSKFYVDISDKERYTHLFSGGASAFKKEVFDKVGLYPNDFFGQAEESDLALRALEYGYNILYFPQAIIFHKASHEQRNRKKIIKRQFFNDIRVAWKYYPIHIALLQTIGKTIIYIYDSLKNNNLFFVFDCVILINVIVQSLRKRTPVSKKTLLKRKQLKSNIRDR from the coding sequence ATGAATATTAATGATCCTCTAGTTAGTGTGATTATTCTAACATGGAATAGAAAAGAAGATACTTTAGAATGTATAGATTCAATTTACAAACAGTCCTATAAAAACATTGAAATAATAGTTGTAGATAATGCTTCTACAGATGGAACCCCACAAGCAATAAAAAAGACTTATCCAGAAGTAAAATTAATACACTTACCTCATAACTTAGGATGTCCAGAGGGAAGAAATGTAGGTATAGTAAATTCCTCAGGGGAGATTTTATTTTTTCTGGATAATGATGCAATTATTGAGCCACACAGTTTAAACAAGATAGTTACTAGAATTACTGCGGAAGAGAAGCTTGGAATAGTACAGGCGAAAATTATAGAAGATCCTAGCAAATTTTATGTAGATATATCTGATAAAGAGAGATACACTCATTTGTTTTCTGGAGGGGCAAGTGCTTTTAAAAAAGAAGTATTTGATAAAGTTGGCCTATATCCAAACGATTTTTTTGGACAAGCAGAGGAGAGTGATCTTGCTTTACGTGCGCTAGAGTATGGTTATAACATTTTATATTTTCCACAAGCAATTATCTTTCATAAAGCGTCACATGAACAGAGAAATAGAAAAAAAATTATAAAGAGACAGTTTTTTAATGATATTAGGGTAGCATGGAAATACTATCCTATCCATATTGCTCTTTTACAAACAATTGGAAAAACAATCATATATATATATGATTCGCTAAAAAATAATAATTTATTTTTTGTTTTTGACTGCGTTATATTAATAAATGTTATCGTACAATCTTTACGTAAAAGAACACCAGTTTCAAAGAAAACTCTTCTCAAAAGGAAGCAGCTAAAGTCAAATATTAGAGATAGATAA
- a CDS encoding class I SAM-dependent methyltransferase, which translates to MRNGTVLYNLRHRYKKLYGIELASSRVEHAKQALKAYKHLILNRNIQEYIEELNDNFLDCVLISDTIEHIPDIFRAMIEINRILKPGGRIVINTPNVAYIKNRIKLLLDIFPTTSFLC; encoded by the coding sequence ATGCGGAATGGGACAGTCCTTTATAATCTAAGGCATAGGTATAAAAAGCTTTATGGAATTGAACTTGCAAGTTCCAGGGTAGAGCATGCAAAACAAGCACTTAAAGCATATAAACATTTAATATTAAATCGCAATATTCAAGAGTATATCGAAGAGTTAAATGACAATTTTTTAGACTGTGTCTTGATATCAGATACAATTGAACATATACCAGATATATTTAGGGCGATGATTGAAATCAATAGGATTTTAAAACCAGGAGGTAGAATAGTCATTAACACACCTAATGTAGCCTATATAAAAAATAGGATTAAACTGCTTTTAGACATATTTCCTACTACTTCTTTTCTGTGTTAA
- the mntA gene encoding type VII toxin-antitoxin system MntA family adenylyltransferase antitoxin: MGDEEREQIIQKVKNYFKDKHEVVFVYIFGSYARHKETGLSDVDIAIYYENDEISQDIEAYLSIKAELNRLLNKEVDLVILNTAKPLLKSRIINHHIKILSRNRLVESEFMIRSLGEYFDVKPYLDAQYINVITTLKEEIKNG; encoded by the coding sequence ATGGGCGATGAAGAAAGAGAACAGATAATACAAAAAGTTAAAAACTATTTTAAGGATAAACATGAAGTAGTATTTGTATATATTTTTGGTTCTTATGCACGGCATAAAGAAACCGGATTGAGTGATGTGGACATTGCAATCTATTATGAAAATGATGAAATATCGCAAGATATAGAGGCGTATTTGTCTATAAAGGCGGAATTAAACAGACTGTTAAATAAAGAAGTTGACCTTGTCATTTTAAATACGGCAAAACCGCTTTTAAAAAGCAGAATTATCAATCATCATATTAAAATATTAAGCAGAAACCGTCTAGTTGAATCAGAATTCATGATACGCTCTCTTGGCGAGTATTTTGATGTAAAACCCTACCTTGATGCACAATATATAAATGTTATTACGACATTGAAAGAAGAGATAAAAAATGGTTGA
- a CDS encoding GumC family protein codes for MEEISLREYVEVILRGKWIIAIFTAVCILLSSLYAVFIMEPVYNAKTVLMVSPVNIKSAEDKENKFSELVDSLSQYPQMTLDTYKEQIKTPAVLNAVIKELKLDEKYEMTRSDLASIIEVESPKNTNLIYVNVKNADPQLAADIANVLSNKYVDFISEKLQQQTGKSAEFITKQLEMEKQNLEKATQELTAFLAKPRGVDELKQELNSKLTQLTEFKTKITQVKIDVESTSGALAKARQALETTPKTIKTTKSLASDPLMSQVAVENSGSQLKNLAGLQMTDEQLNPAYTDLLTAVKNYEITLAQYTTQLDSLKREIEARQKEIEQLQAELAEKENQFEILNHEVELAKQTRDAYQQKLKEANIKQSAEIGRSSVIVVSDALPPARPVSNKKLIVAIAGVLGIMISVFAVFFMEYWKSSGKDLGVQVEG; via the coding sequence AAAATGGATTATTGCAATCTTTACTGCTGTATGTATATTGTTAAGCAGCCTGTATGCCGTATTTATCATGGAACCTGTATATAATGCCAAAACTGTATTAATGGTATCTCCGGTAAACATAAAATCTGCAGAAGACAAAGAAAACAAATTTTCTGAACTGGTGGATTCTCTTTCTCAATACCCACAGATGACATTAGATACTTATAAGGAACAGATTAAAACCCCTGCGGTTTTAAATGCAGTTATCAAAGAATTAAAGCTTGATGAAAAATATGAAATGACGCGTTCAGACCTTGCATCCATCATTGAAGTCGAATCACCTAAAAATACGAACCTGATATATGTAAATGTAAAAAATGCTGACCCTCAACTTGCTGCAGATATTGCCAACGTTTTAAGCAATAAATATGTAGATTTTATTTCCGAAAAACTCCAGCAGCAGACCGGAAAGTCGGCAGAGTTTATCACAAAGCAGTTGGAAATGGAAAAACAGAACTTGGAGAAAGCAACACAGGAACTCACCGCTTTCCTGGCAAAACCAAGAGGTGTGGACGAATTAAAGCAGGAACTGAATTCCAAGCTTACACAGCTTACAGAGTTTAAGACAAAGATAACTCAAGTCAAGATCGATGTGGAATCTACAAGTGGTGCATTAGCCAAAGCCAGACAGGCGCTGGAAACAACGCCTAAAACCATAAAAACCACAAAATCATTGGCAAGCGATCCATTAATGTCGCAGGTAGCGGTAGAAAATTCCGGATCACAGCTTAAAAATCTGGCAGGCTTGCAAATGACCGATGAACAGTTAAATCCTGCGTACACAGATTTATTGACGGCTGTTAAAAATTATGAAATTACTTTAGCACAGTATACTACTCAATTAGATAGTCTGAAGAGGGAAATAGAGGCAAGACAAAAGGAAATAGAGCAATTGCAGGCAGAACTGGCAGAGAAAGAAAACCAGTTTGAAATCTTAAATCATGAAGTAGAATTGGCAAAGCAGACAAGAGATGCCTACCAGCAAAAGCTTAAAGAAGCAAATATTAAGCAATCGGCAGAAATAGGAAGATCCAGTGTAATCGTTGTATCTGATGCCCTGCCGCCGGCAAGACCGGTAAGCAATAAGAAACTTATTGTAGCCATAGCAGGCGTCTTAGGAATTATGATAAGCGTATTTGCCGTATTCTTTATGGAATACTGGAAAAGCAGCGGGAAAGACCTAGGTGTTCAAGTTGAGGGTTGA
- a CDS encoding O-antigen ligase family protein, which translates to MPNVQKKTQIIAQLNIVSALRTIILTGLAILIFYPPYARGLYFDKELLPFHIMSFSLFILFWIYKFLNKDYAVFKTPLDYAAAGMVVVYFLPIVFTQAANMRMAVGELLKYCNYFAIYLIIRDTVKNKKELYTLLNIIVASAVGIALVGIDSAAGEKVARVVENIVNVLPGVNYKIFGGYTSGRITSMIQYANTLASYLLAAFILSTGLTVYTKNKFLKHIYTGASFILLLTFIFTYSRGAWLLFPAVYILFIILLRDVYHAIEGILYSGIAGTLTLGAVPFFHKFVNAKDVAGIWKITIGGAVLAVILSFAIGFLVEFLKKFRRKHLVIAGTVFIAITLISIGSLIGFALNIEKPVELSHAQSEKDGTKTVGKVVDGIQSNVEYTLKYDIEFDSPDEKKWAYKLIIDSINAEKKVQNIVEATNIDLQNNKELTFKALEDTEKINIKIQNHYANTYVKLQNVTLTNHANNQQKKVIFRYKYIPDTIVARINDINTETQSVTERAVFYKDSLKIIKDRPVLGAGGGGWAALNFMYQSYMYWSTQAHNYFIQVWIETGTLGLLVLLSFVGLLLFTIYRFKTQNREAGENSILVATLAAAVLSLLAHSAIDFDLSLAAVSLMLWELIACLILITKDLFEIKHYTLKRYRYEIAGAGIVSAAILFAVISLQSGYANAQAAVQKVKQNDLKSAVKYFEKAVKQDPFTASYKIDLAKLYNNLSVKEKDGKKQVVNQEQFENAEKMVQKALKLEPYNSQLYAHAASIAMGRGKIEEGLKYIDKAIQVQPLRAQNYQQKADVYFQIGVNNLNAKKYNEAEKAFKEVLNIPVVMKEINKKILKPISLTPETMEYIERSDWLLRNYKDPESVRKFNRLVFNAYMDADTNGDGLPDSWWSWKNKGSQLQINIINENAIRIANTGNVEGIVLTRKFSLQPQKKYMLEMKIKGELESDKTFEVFMISEKGEQVQFRANILRPNLSWEKHYFEFITTKDIKDGKQFIRFDHNGNDKGYVEISDIMLYQLD; encoded by the coding sequence ATGCCAAACGTACAAAAGAAAACGCAAATTATCGCACAACTCAATATCGTTAGCGCACTAAGGACCATAATTTTAACAGGGCTTGCAATATTAATATTTTATCCGCCTTACGCAAGGGGATTATATTTTGATAAAGAGCTGCTTCCTTTTCATATAATGTCATTCTCTTTATTCATATTATTCTGGATCTATAAGTTTTTAAACAAAGACTATGCAGTATTCAAGACTCCATTGGACTATGCAGCCGCAGGAATGGTAGTTGTATATTTCCTGCCTATTGTGTTTACCCAGGCAGCCAATATGAGAATGGCTGTAGGGGAGTTGCTCAAGTACTGCAATTATTTTGCTATTTACCTTATCATAAGGGATACAGTAAAAAATAAGAAGGAATTATACACCCTTCTAAATATTATTGTAGCAAGTGCCGTTGGAATAGCACTTGTCGGAATTGATTCAGCAGCAGGAGAAAAAGTGGCAAGAGTAGTTGAAAATATAGTAAACGTACTTCCGGGGGTGAATTATAAGATTTTTGGGGGGTATACTTCCGGCAGAATCACATCAATGATCCAGTATGCGAATACACTGGCTTCTTACCTGCTGGCTGCCTTTATACTTTCAACCGGCTTAACCGTTTACACAAAAAATAAATTTTTAAAACATATATACACCGGAGCCTCCTTTATCTTATTATTGACTTTCATTTTTACTTATTCCCGTGGAGCATGGCTCCTTTTTCCGGCAGTTTATATATTATTCATCATCCTGCTGCGGGATGTATATCATGCGATAGAAGGTATACTTTACTCAGGTATTGCAGGTACTCTAACACTTGGTGCAGTGCCATTCTTTCATAAATTTGTAAATGCAAAAGACGTCGCAGGAATATGGAAAATAACGATAGGTGGAGCAGTTTTAGCAGTAATTCTTTCTTTTGCAATAGGATTTTTAGTAGAATTCCTGAAAAAATTCCGGAGAAAACATCTGGTAATAGCAGGAACAGTATTCATTGCAATAACTTTAATATCTATCGGGTCTTTAATAGGGTTTGCCCTTAATATAGAAAAACCTGTAGAACTGTCTCATGCCCAAAGTGAAAAAGATGGTACAAAGACTGTTGGCAAAGTAGTAGACGGTATCCAGTCCAATGTCGAGTACACCTTAAAATATGATATTGAATTTGATTCACCGGATGAAAAGAAATGGGCGTACAAGCTCATCATTGACAGCATTAATGCCGAGAAAAAAGTTCAAAACATTGTAGAAGCAACCAATATAGATTTACAAAATAATAAAGAATTAACTTTTAAAGCACTGGAAGATACCGAAAAGATTAATATAAAGATACAAAATCACTATGCCAATACCTATGTCAAACTGCAAAACGTGACACTGACCAACCATGCAAATAATCAGCAAAAAAAGGTAATATTCAGATACAAATATATACCCGATACAATTGTAGCAAGAATTAATGACATCAATACTGAAACGCAAAGCGTTACGGAAAGGGCAGTATTCTATAAGGATTCACTAAAGATCATAAAGGACAGGCCTGTCTTGGGAGCCGGTGGCGGCGGATGGGCTGCATTGAACTTTATGTACCAGTCCTATATGTACTGGTCCACCCAGGCCCATAACTACTTCATACAGGTGTGGATAGAAACCGGAACGTTGGGATTATTAGTACTTCTCTCTTTTGTAGGGCTGCTTCTATTCACTATTTACAGATTTAAGACGCAAAATAGAGAAGCAGGCGAAAATAGTATACTCGTTGCAACATTAGCTGCAGCGGTGCTATCCCTTTTAGCACACAGTGCCATAGACTTTGACCTGTCACTGGCAGCAGTATCCCTGATGCTGTGGGAGCTGATAGCATGCCTCATTCTTATAACAAAAGATCTATTTGAAATAAAACACTATACACTCAAACGGTATCGATATGAGATTGCAGGTGCAGGCATAGTTTCAGCTGCTATTCTTTTCGCAGTAATAAGCCTGCAAAGCGGTTATGCCAATGCACAAGCTGCTGTACAGAAGGTAAAGCAGAATGACCTGAAATCAGCCGTGAAATATTTTGAAAAAGCAGTAAAGCAAGATCCTTTTACTGCTTCCTATAAAATTGATTTGGCCAAGCTGTACAACAATCTATCGGTTAAAGAAAAAGATGGAAAAAAACAGGTAGTAAACCAAGAACAATTTGAAAATGCGGAAAAGATGGTACAGAAAGCCTTAAAACTGGAGCCGTACAATTCCCAGTTATATGCCCATGCAGCCTCCATTGCAATGGGGAGAGGAAAGATAGAGGAAGGCTTGAAGTATATAGATAAAGCTATACAGGTACAACCGCTTAGAGCACAAAACTACCAGCAAAAAGCCGATGTTTATTTCCAGATAGGGGTAAACAATCTCAATGCAAAAAAATACAATGAGGCCGAGAAGGCTTTTAAAGAAGTGTTGAATATTCCTGTGGTGATGAAGGAGATAAATAAGAAGATATTGAAGCCTATATCCCTTACGCCGGAAACGATGGAGTATATAGAAAGATCGGACTGGTTGCTGAGGAATTATAAAGATCCCGAGAGTGTAAGGAAGTTCAACAGACTGGTATTCAATGCGTATATGGATGCGGATACCAATGGGGATGGGCTGCCGGATTCATGGTGGTCTTGGAAAAATAAAGGATCACAATTGCAAATTAACATAATAAATGAGAATGCCATAAGAATTGCGAATACTGGAAATGTTGAAGGTATTGTACTTACAAGAAAATTTTCCTTACAACCGCAAAAAAAATATATGTTAGAAATGAAAATAAAGGGTGAGTTAGAAAGTGATAAAACCTTTGAAGTATTTATGATAAGTGAGAAAGGTGAGCAGGTACAATTTCGTGCTAATATTCTTAGACCGAATTTGTCTTGGGAAAAACATTATTTTGAATTTATCACTACTAAAGATATAAAGGATGGAAAACAATTTATTAGGTTTGATCATAATGGTAATGATAAAGGTTATGTAGAGATTTCAGATATAATGTTATACCAATTAGATTAA
- a CDS encoding O-antigen ligase family protein yields the protein MYVKKNKMQFSFLIFGLIAVILSLLNIKIGIALVVSLSFIFLITLDIRYILHALLFSFCFTIPIIKTNFGPSIFIRLDDIFYFIVLISFLLKMLTRKIVLRKNKLFYPIVFYVFAIIMSLASVFQYNDATAIKYAIYHVFKISQYFSIFIFVQTFIEDKDIKNYLKIVWISGLFTSIIGLLQKYSILAAYTYEYAKIGKNITGDQYTSGITGYLSFHYAYLGIYMMIVIFVTLALFESSKNFLVKICYLSSIILFIVIIIYSYSMAAIGVFIISLFLFIMSNKKYRKYIIFLLPITIIYIYILLQNSNLFLYINKIFSRDISSTTLGSRFIIWYKFFQYYPDSLLQLFFGVGFMGFRYFLYPTTGGWGAHNNFLTVLGETGIIGLISFIILLIKIYMYILKNYKKSTIPLLKKYNYCLIFAYTGILITLITQETFSVVSSFASFLGFFMFLLGLSRGDTVLDIEGNE from the coding sequence TTGTATGTAAAAAAGAATAAAATGCAATTTTCTTTCTTAATTTTTGGATTAATTGCAGTAATATTATCTTTACTAAATATTAAAATTGGAATTGCATTGGTAGTTAGCTTAAGTTTTATTTTCTTGATAACATTAGATATAAGATATATTTTACATGCATTACTTTTTTCTTTTTGTTTTACTATTCCTATTATTAAAACAAATTTTGGTCCAAGTATTTTTATACGTTTAGATGATATTTTTTATTTTATAGTTCTAATATCTTTTTTATTAAAGATGCTTACAAGAAAAATTGTTTTAAGGAAAAATAAGCTTTTCTATCCCATAGTGTTTTATGTATTTGCTATAATTATGTCTTTAGCAAGTGTATTTCAATATAATGATGCTACAGCAATAAAATATGCTATTTATCATGTTTTTAAAATTAGTCAATATTTTTCCATATTTATATTCGTGCAGACTTTTATAGAAGATAAAGATATTAAAAATTATTTAAAAATTGTATGGATTTCAGGTTTATTTACTTCAATAATAGGCTTATTACAAAAATATTCAATATTAGCTGCCTATACTTACGAATATGCTAAAATAGGCAAAAATATTACCGGAGATCAGTATACAAGCGGTATTACAGGATATTTATCTTTTCACTATGCTTATCTAGGTATATATATGATGATAGTAATTTTTGTTACTTTAGCACTTTTTGAAAGTAGCAAAAACTTTTTAGTAAAAATATGTTATTTATCTAGCATTATATTATTTATAGTAATAATCATTTATTCGTATTCTATGGCAGCCATTGGAGTATTTATAATTTCGTTATTCTTATTTATTATGTCTAATAAAAAATATAGAAAATATATTATATTTCTTCTTCCAATTACTATTATATATATATATATATTGTTACAGAATAGCAACTTATTTTTATACATTAATAAGATTTTTTCAAGAGATATAAGTAGTACTACTTTAGGAAGTAGATTCATTATTTGGTATAAATTTTTTCAGTACTATCCTGATAGTTTATTACAATTATTTTTTGGAGTAGGTTTTATGGGTTTTAGATACTTTTTATATCCTACAACCGGTGGCTGGGGAGCACATAATAATTTCTTAACAGTACTTGGTGAAACAGGCATTATAGGATTGATATCCTTTATAATTTTGCTTATCAAAATATATATGTATATTTTGAAGAATTATAAAAAAAGTACAATTCCATTACTAAAAAAATATAATTATTGTCTAATATTTGCCTATACAGGAATACTAATTACTTTAATAACCCAGGAAACGTTTTCTGTAGTTTCTTCATTTGCAAGCTTCTTAGGTTTTTTCATGTTTTTGCTTGGTTTATCTAGAGGGGATACTGTGTTAGATATTGAAGGGAATGAATGA
- the hepT gene encoding type VII toxin-antitoxin system HepT family RNase toxin has protein sequence MVDQRILQRKIVQINESIQMIAGYAHLGYEQFITDKVVQNVVEYNLFIIINQMAEIANHIVVDNGYGTIEMLSDGFRILKQKGYISDSEAATYIKMVGFRNIIAHQYTSLDKKIVYDVMKNKLDDIKKFLVMLHDNFM, from the coding sequence ATGGTTGACCAAAGAATATTACAAAGAAAAATAGTGCAAATTAATGAATCCATACAGATGATTGCGGGATATGCACACCTTGGGTATGAGCAGTTTATAACTGATAAAGTTGTCCAAAATGTAGTTGAATATAATTTATTTATTATTATAAATCAAATGGCGGAGATCGCTAATCATATAGTTGTTGATAATGGTTACGGAACCATAGAAATGCTGAGTGATGGCTTTAGAATATTGAAACAGAAAGGATATATATCAGACAGCGAAGCTGCAACATACATCAAAATGGTTGGGTTTCGAAATATTATAGCACATCAGTATACCAGTCTGGATAAGAAAATAGTATATGATGTAATGAAAAATAAATTAGATGATATAAAAAAATTTCTTGTTATGCTGCATGATAATTTTATGTAA
- the murJ gene encoding murein biosynthesis integral membrane protein MurJ: protein MTLKKISISVFVLSMFTVLNRALNFVVQSIRAEQYGTSKANDYYLIALLIPTIITSSILSIRNVLIPYFTKYENVQQQKAISSLIFVFLIVSAVISLICIFFSNFIVNIIMINSIDGDKYLVANMLRILSIIIVFITLSNIIQIYYIAQTKHFLYSMAAFINSLTILIGMFLFSGRYGINALIYSTIAGAIIQFIILFISLLFSGLRISNFFNIEYFKLLSNGFSVTIFASLVGNLNLVVDKFFGISLAEGSVSIIDYAFRILYLPKSFIIEPILTAIFPIMSSMIHEKNNQENIHLSKFLNIIIWLVLPICIVIFIFSKEIVAILYMRGSFNIDDTIKTSKVLMIYVPTLLLSCINSIMLQMFFSKGINKIILHLELIMLIGNIIGNYIFVKIFGIFGLAVATVLSTLLGTIYLIKKYFKCFSKSSFNILNIEKIIWSSVIFLILILIAKLYIFNNIDLTSYYLKAIVLFLTTGLCWLAFFIINVCKKEMCSLIIYGYANKFISNIMSNYSTKSK, encoded by the coding sequence TTGACTTTAAAAAAAATATCAATATCTGTATTTGTACTGTCTATGTTCACAGTTCTAAATAGAGCTTTAAATTTTGTAGTACAAAGTATAAGAGCGGAGCAGTATGGTACATCTAAAGCTAATGATTATTATTTAATAGCTCTTTTAATTCCAACAATAATTACTTCAAGTATTTTATCTATCAGAAATGTATTGATACCATATTTTACAAAATATGAAAATGTACAACAACAAAAAGCCATAAGCTCATTGATATTTGTATTTTTAATAGTGTCAGCAGTAATAAGTCTAATATGTATATTTTTTAGCAATTTTATTGTTAATATTATAATGATTAATAGTATAGACGGGGATAAATATCTTGTAGCTAATATGCTTAGAATACTATCAATTATCATAGTTTTTATAACTTTGTCAAATATTATCCAAATATACTATATAGCCCAGACAAAACATTTTTTATATTCTATGGCTGCATTTATAAATAGCTTAACAATATTGATAGGAATGTTTTTATTTAGTGGACGTTATGGTATTAATGCGTTAATTTATTCAACTATTGCAGGGGCAATAATTCAATTTATAATCTTATTTATAAGTTTATTATTCAGTGGATTAAGAATTAGTAATTTTTTTAATATAGAATATTTTAAATTGTTAAGTAATGGTTTTTCAGTAACAATATTTGCTTCACTAGTTGGAAACTTAAACTTGGTTGTTGACAAATTCTTTGGAATATCTTTGGCTGAAGGGAGTGTTTCTATAATTGATTATGCCTTTAGAATATTGTATTTGCCAAAATCTTTTATTATTGAACCTATTTTAACAGCTATATTTCCTATAATGTCAAGTATGATTCATGAAAAGAATAATCAAGAAAATATACATTTAAGTAAGTTTTTGAATATTATTATATGGTTAGTATTGCCTATTTGCATAGTAATTTTTATATTTAGTAAAGAAATAGTTGCTATACTGTATATGAGAGGTTCTTTTAATATAGATGATACAATAAAAACTTCAAAAGTATTGATGATTTATGTACCTACTTTGTTGTTGTCATGTATTAATTCAATAATGCTTCAAATGTTTTTTTCTAAAGGCATCAATAAAATTATTTTACATCTTGAGTTAATAATGTTGATTGGAAATATAATTGGTAATTATATTTTTGTTAAAATTTTTGGAATTTTCGGGTTAGCGGTTGCAACTGTTCTTTCAACATTATTAGGAACAATTTATCTTATCAAAAAATACTTTAAATGTTTTAGTAAATCATCATTTAATATTTTAAATATTGAAAAAATTATCTGGTCATCAGTAATTTTTTTAATTTTAATCTTAATAGCAAAACTATATATTTTTAATAACATTGATTTAACATCTTATTATCTTAAAGCAATAGTTCTTTTTTTAACTACTGGATTATGCTGGTTAGCATTTTTTATTATTAATGTTTGTAAAAAAGAGATGTGTTCATTAATAATTTATGGATATGCAAACAAATTTATTAGTAATATAATGTCAAATTATTCAACAAAAAGTAAATAA
- a CDS encoding glycosyltransferase family 4 protein — MNEKMQAELSNGAKILYLINSLGLGGAENLLVTTLKHLDRKRFQVDVCCLRRSEPLKQEIENMNIKIYDFKAPPFKISDIKIMVYCIKKLRKLVKEEKYDIVHTHLYESSIIARFATFGLKTRIVTTIHSTDPWLESTALKDKIKKYIEYFSLKVKPTVNIAISKAVKHYYLKNFEFLKKDIRLVYNFIDYDKFKYAHKAKLNIDSAKKVVLTIARFYEEKGHIYLIKAFYKLITEYKVDDYILLLVGGGPLLEQVRDLCSELCISEKVVFLEERKDIPNILHYSDVFVLPSLYEGFGIAIVEAMAANKPVIATTVGGVPEIIEDGVNGLLVPPGNVEALTQSMLKLIRNQQLKQKLIENAAIKVKDMFSAEINVKKIEKIYMGVLKNEY, encoded by the coding sequence ATGAATGAAAAGATGCAAGCTGAATTATCAAATGGAGCAAAAATATTGTATTTAATAAATTCTTTAGGCTTAGGGGGAGCAGAGAATTTATTAGTGACTACATTAAAACACTTAGATAGAAAAAGATTTCAAGTAGATGTCTGCTGTCTTAGGCGGAGTGAACCTCTCAAACAAGAAATAGAAAACATGAACATAAAAATTTATGATTTTAAAGCGCCACCTTTTAAAATTAGTGATATCAAAATAATGGTATATTGTATTAAGAAATTAAGAAAACTTGTTAAAGAAGAAAAATATGATATTGTTCATACACACTTATACGAGTCGAGTATTATTGCACGCTTTGCAACTTTTGGCTTGAAGACTCGGATTGTAACCACAATTCATAGTACTGACCCCTGGCTAGAGAGTACAGCCTTAAAAGATAAGATTAAAAAGTATATAGAGTATTTTTCCTTAAAAGTAAAACCTACGGTTAATATTGCAATTTCTAAGGCAGTTAAACATTATTATCTAAAAAATTTTGAGTTTCTTAAAAAAGATATAAGACTTGTATATAACTTTATTGATTATGATAAATTTAAATATGCCCACAAAGCTAAGTTAAATATTGATAGCGCTAAGAAAGTCGTTTTAACAATTGCAAGATTTTATGAAGAAAAAGGACATATTTATTTAATTAAAGCCTTCTATAAGCTTATTACAGAATACAAAGTAGATGACTATATCTTGTTACTAGTAGGTGGTGGCCCACTATTAGAACAGGTGAGGGATTTATGTAGTGAATTATGCATATCAGAAAAAGTAGTTTTTCTTGAAGAAAGAAAAGATATACCTAATATATTACATTATTCAGATGTATTTGTACTGCCCTCATTGTATGAAGGTTTCGGGATAGCAATTGTTGAAGCAATGGCTGCAAATAAACCTGTTATTGCGACTACTGTAGGTGGAGTACCTGAAATAATAGAAGATGGAGTTAATGGGTTATTAGTACCACCAGGGAATGTAGAAGCACTTACACAATCAATGTTAAAGTTGATAAGAAATCAGCAGTTAAAGCAAAAGCTTATAGAAAATGCAGCAATTAAAGTAAAAGATATGTTTAGTGCTGAAATAAATGTAAAAAAAATAGAAAAAATTTATATGGGAGTGCTCAAAAATGAATATTAA